CATCTCCAGCTGCCTCATCTCGCCTCCACGAATCGCACCCGCACACCGGGGGAGAAGAGGGCGGGTGGGTCCCGGGTGAGGTCCCACGCGACGACGTCCGTCCGGCCGATCAGTTGCCAACCGCCGGGTGACTCGCGAGGGTAGACGCTGCTGAAACCGCCGGCGACGGCGACCGAGCCCGGTGGGACCGCGGTGCGCGGGTCCCTGCGGCGGGGGACGGTGAGCCGCTCGTCGGAGCACACCATGTAGCCGAAGCCGGGGGCGAAGCCGCAGAACGCCACCGTCCACTCCTGCTCGGTGTGGACGGCGACGACCTCGCGCTCGCTCATCCCGGTCAGGGAGGCGACCTCGGCCAGGTCGGGGCCGTCGTAGGTGACCGGTACCTCGATCTCCCCGGCGTGGGGGCGGGTGCCGGGACGCGGGGTGGCGCCTCGCACGACCGTTGCCACTGTTGTGGGGGTGGTGATGGCCGGATCGATCGTCAGCAGCAACGTGCGTGCCGCCGGGACCATGTCGACGACACCCTCGGGGCGCAGATCCTCGAGCTCGGCGTACAGCGCGAGCACCTCGTCGAGGTCGGCCACCTCGACGAGCAGGCCGACGTCGCCGCAGGGCAGGAGCCTCACCGGGGCTGCCCCGCCTCGGCGAAGGGTCGGACGCTGATGCCCCCCTCGTCCAGGGCGGCGCGCACCCTACGGGCGACCTCGACAGCGCCGTCGGTGTCTCCGTGGACGCACAACGATCCGGCCGCGGCGGACACCTCGGTTCCGTCGATGGAGGTCAGTCGGCCGGTCGTGGCGATGCTGACGCACCGCTGCGCGATCATCTCGGGGTCGTGCAGCACGGCGTCGGCGTCGCGGCGGGAGACCAGCGTGCCCTCCGGTGTGTAGTTGCGGTCGGCGAAGGCCTCCTGGACGGTCTGCAACCCGGCCTCCTGGGCGTGCCTCAGCCATGCCGAGCCGGGCAACCCCAGGACGGGGAGGGAACGGTCATAGTCCGTGACGGCCGCGACGACCGCGGCGGCCTGCTCCTCGTGGTGGACGATCGCGTTGTACAGGGCGCCATGGGGTTTGATGTAGCGCACCCGTGTCCCGGCGACTCGGGCGAAGGCCTCGAGCGCACCGATCTGGTACAGCACGTCCTGGGTGAGCTCGTCGGGGTCCATGTCGATGAAGCGTCGACCGAAGCCGGCCAGATCGCGGTAGCCGACCTGGGCGCCGATGGAGACCCCGCGCTCGGCGGCCAGGTCGCAGACGCGACGCAGCACGCTGGGGTCGCCGGCGTGGAAACCGCACGCGACGTTGACGCTGGTGACGATGTCGAGCAGGGCGTCGTCGTCACCCAACTTCCACTGGCCGAAGCCCTCGCCGAGGTCAGCGTTGAGATCGATCTGCAGGGTCATGGCGCTCCTTACTTCCAGAGGTCGGCGATGCCACCGAGGGACTCCCAGCCGAGGTAGACGGTCAGGACCCAGATGACCACACCGAGATAGGCCAGCCACCTGGGGTACGTGTACCCACCCAGCAGGTCGGCACGCCGCAGGGCGATCCAGAGGAGGATGCCGAAGCCGACCGGCAGGATCAGGCCGTTGAGGGCGCCGGCGAGGATCAGCAGCGTGGCCGGTGCCTGTTCGAGCGAGAGGTAGATCGCCCCGGAGACGACGATGAAGCCGACGACGGCCCACTGACGGTGCCGGTGGATCCTGTCGTGGAAGGTGGTCAGGAAGGACACCGAGGTGTACGAGGCGCCGATGACGCTCGTGATGCTGGCCGCCCACAGGATCACGCCGAAGACGCGTAGGCCGACCTCGCCCAGGGCGGCCTCGAAGGCGGTCGCCGGCGGGTTGTCGACACCGGCAAGTTGCACGCCACCGACGACGACGCCGAGGATCGCGATGAAGAGCAGCCACCGCACGAGACCCGTGACGATGATGCCGATCACGGAGCCTCTGGTGATCTCACGGATGCGCTCCGGACCGGTGATGCCGGAGTCGACGATGCGGTGGGCACCGGCGTAGGTGATGTAGCCGCCGACGGTGCCGCCGATGAGGGTGGTGATGATCAGGAAGCTGACCTCGTCCGGCAGCACCGTCTGACGCAGCGCCTCTGCGTACGGTGGGTCCGTGGCCACGGCTGCATAGGCGACCATCGCGATCAGCAGGAAGCCGAGGACGACGACGATGCGGTCCATGGCGACGCCGGCACGTTTGCTGATGAAGATGGCGATGGCGATGAGCGCCGAGATGGCTCCACCGATCTTGGCGTCGGTGCCGAGCATCGCGTTGGCGCCCAGGCCCGTCCCACCGATGTTGCCGATGTTGAAGACGAGGCCGCCGAAGACGACCAGGGCTGCGAGCACGTAGCCGAAGCCGGGGACGACCTTGTTGGCCAGGTCCTGCGCTCGCATGCCGGAGACGCCGATGACGCGCCAGACGTTCAGCTGCACGGCGATGTCGACGAGGATGGAGATGAGGATCGCGAAGGCGAAGGCCGCGCCCAGCTGGGCGGTGAAGACCGTCGTCTGGGTGATGAAGCCGGGCCCGACGGCGCTGGTGGCCATGAGGAACATGGCGCCCAGGAGCGCGCCCTTCCGGACCTTCGTACGCGTCGCGTCGTCCTCGGCCGTCGCGGCCGGCTCGTGCGTGGGATCTTCCATAGGACTCTCCCGTGGTCGGGGCGCCGCTGGATGTCAGTGGGTGCCTCGCGGCGGTACGTCGTTGTGGCGCCGATCACCAGACCGTAGCGCTTTGTTGAACAATCCTGCAATGGGGCAGGGCATATTAGGGTGTCCACATCGACGAAGGGGGTAGCGGATGACGACCGCCGACGGCTGGCTGGAGAGCCTGACCGCGGACCGTGGTCTCGTGGGCCGGGAGAGCACGGCGACCCGGGTCGCCGAGGTGTTGCGGCAGCGGGTCGCCGAGGGGGCGCTCGTCCCCGGGACACGACTGTCCGAGGAGGGGATCTGCGCCGCGCTGGGGGTGTCGCGCAACACGCTGCGGGAGGCCTTTCGCCTGCTCAGCCACGAGCGTCTGCTCGAGCACGTCTTCAACCGCGGGGTCTTCGTCCGCACCCCGACGCCCGAGGACGTGCGCGAGCTCTACCGGTTCCGTCGGATCCTCGAGTCCGCGGCGGTACGCCACGCCGCCAGGTGTCCCGTCGACCTCGGTGCGATGCGTGCCGCCGTCGACGAAGGGGTGAACTCGGCCCGGGAGGGCGACTGGCCGGGTGTGGGGACGGCCAACATCCACTTCCACCAGCGGGTGGGGGAGCTCACCGGGAGCGCCCGGATGTCGGAGACGATGACGCATCTGCTCGCCGAGCTGCGGCTGGTCTTCCACACCATGGCCGACCCGCGGGCCTTCCACCAGCCCTACCTGCCGAAGAACCAGCACCTCCTCGCCCTGCTCGAGCAGGGGCGGTGCGCCGAGGCGGAGGAGCACCTCCTGGCTTACCTGGACACCGCCGAGCGCCAGCTGCTCGCGGCCATGACGGGGTGAGGTGGACGTGGCAGGCTGAGGGCATGTCTCCCCAGCTGCGCATCGCCCAGGACGAGGCCGTCTACGAGCTGCTGTCGTCCGACCCCTTCGCGCTGGTCGTCGGGATGCTCCTCGACCAGCAGTTCCCGATGGAGCGGGCCTTCGCCGGCCCGGCCAAGGTCAAGGAGCGTTTCGGCACGCTCGACCCCGCCGAGATCGCCGCGGCCGAGCCGGAGGCCTTCGCCGACCTGTGCGCGACCCCGCCCGCCGTGCACCGCTACGGGCGCTCGATGGCCGGGCGCATCCAGGCCGTCGCGGCCGTCGTGCGAGACGAGTACGACGGGGACGTCACCGCGATCTGGACCACCGCGGCGGACACCAAGGAGTTGCTCAAGCGCCTGAAGGCTCTCCCGGGCTTCGGCGACCAGAAGGCGCGCATCTTCGCCGCCCTGCTCGGCAAGCAGCTCGGCGTCCGCCCCGACGGCTGGCGCGAGGCGATCGGCCCCTACGCCGAGGAGGACGCGCGCCGCTCCGTCGCCGACGTCACCGACGAGGGCTCGCTGCAGGAGGTCCGCGACTTCAAGAAGGCCGCCAAGGCCCGGGCGAAGGCCGCCAAGGGCTGAGCCGTTCCGGCGAGTGCCCGGTGGCGGAGATCAGGCGACCAGCACGCGTCCTCGTTCCTCCGCCGCGCGAGCCACGGGTGGCGGGCCTCACCACGAGCTCACCTCCCCTTATCTGGACCATGGTTCACGCGCACCTACACTCGCGAACGTGCAGCACTCGTCGCCCAGATGAAGTAGTGGATATGCCTCGGAAACGGTGGTCGGCCCCATGTGGGGTCGTGGTCCTCATCCTCTCGGCCTGCGCGTCGACGACGGCCCCGGATCCTGGGCGTGGAGACCCTCCACCAGGTGAGACGACCGATGCCCCCGCACACGTCTTCGAGCTGGAGCTTCCGGTCACCATCTCCCATCGAGGTGGTGCGCTCGTGCATCCGGAAGAATCCATGGAAGGGTTCACCGCCTCGGCACGAGATGGCTTCCTGCCCGAGATGGACATCAACTTCCTGGCAGACGGCACCCCTGTCCTCATCCATGACAGCAGCGTCGACCGCACCCTCAACGGGGTGAACGGCAGGGTCAGGGACCTCAGCCTTGAGGACTGGGAATCGGCGACGATCAAGAACCCGACGGGCGGCCCGGAGGCGGAGACGGTGACACTGGACGAAGTTCTTGACGAGCTCGGTGGTGAAGTCGTCCTGGTTCCGGAGATCAAGCCCGGCGCCACCCCCGAGGAGGTCGATCAGGTCCTCGACGAGTTCGACGATCGCGGGCTCGAGGACTCGCTCATCGTGCAGTCTTTCGACTGGGATGCAGCGACGACGATCGCCGATCGGGGCTATACCTCCCTCTACCTCTTCGGCACGGAGTTGCCGCCCGAGCCTCTCGAGAAGATGGTCGCGGCCGGCATCGACTGGATAGGTCCCAGCGCCCGTCTCCCTCGTCGCGATATGGAGCAACTCATCGAATCCGATCTGCATGTCGCCCCGTACGGGCTCACGGTTGCGCAGGATGCGCATGATCTACCCGGCGGGATCTCCGGCTTCTTCGTCGACGACCCGTGGAGCAAGTGACTGCTCAGCCGTAGTCGGCGTCACTCGGCGAAGCCGGGCAGGTAGCGCTCCATCGAGCCACGCGCGGGAATGGTCGCGCCGAGCTGGGCGAGCACTCCGGTCGAGCCGATGAAGACCCGGTGGATCATCGCGTACTCGCGCGGCAGGTTCAGCTGCAGCCCGGTCGAGAACTCCGGTGCTCGAAGGTCGGTCAGGCCGGTGGTTGCCGAGCGCAGCCACTCGCGGGTGAAGGAGTGGGTCGGCGCACGCAGGGGCTCGATGAAGGGCAGCAGGTAGGTGAGCACGTCGTCGGCGTCGACCCGGACGCCGGGACGGATGAACCCCTCGGCGCGCAGACCCTCGACGATCGCCTCGGCGTCTCCGGCAAGGGCCTTGCGCACCAGGGTGCCGATCATGGGCGGAAAGCCGTCGGGCAGGCGGGTGACGGCTCCGTAGTCGATGACGCCGAGCCGTCCGTCCGGGGTGAGGCGGAAGTTGCCCGGGTGCGGGTCGGAGTGGAGCAGTCCGACGCGCTCCGGCCCGGAGAGCAGGAAGTCCAGGTACAGCTGGCCGACACGGTCACGCACGTCCTGGTCGGCCTCGCGGATGACCTGGCTCAGCGGTGCGCCCTCGAGCCACTCGCTGACGAGCACGTGGCGGCTCTGCAGGACGACGTCGGGGACGGCGACGTCCGGATCGTCGCGGTAGGCCCGCGCGAAGGCGCGCTGGTTGGCGGCCTCGAGGTCGTAGTCGAGCTCCTCGTCCGCGGCGGCGAGCAGCTCGTCGGTCACCGGCTTGATGTCCATCGCGGGCATCCAGGTCGTGGCCACGCGCGCCAGTCGGGCGATCTGGTGCAGGTCGCTGCGCAGGGCCTTGTCGGCGCCGGGGTACTGGATCTTCACCGCGATGAGCTGCCCGTCGGCGGTGACACCGCGGTGCACCTGGCCGATCGATGCGGCCGCGACGGGACGGTCCTCGATCTCCAGCCGCTCGCGCCAGCCGGGGCCGAGGTCGCGGACGAGGACGGAGTGGACCTCCTCGATGGACATCGGGGGGGCTGCGTCCTGCAGCCGCACGAGCATCTCGC
The DNA window shown above is from Janibacter sp. A1S7 and carries:
- a CDS encoding GntR family transcriptional regulator, whose amino-acid sequence is MTTADGWLESLTADRGLVGRESTATRVAEVLRQRVAEGALVPGTRLSEEGICAALGVSRNTLREAFRLLSHERLLEHVFNRGVFVRTPTPEDVRELYRFRRILESAAVRHAARCPVDLGAMRAAVDEGVNSAREGDWPGVGTANIHFHQRVGELTGSARMSETMTHLLAELRLVFHTMADPRAFHQPYLPKNQHLLALLEQGRCAEAEEHLLAYLDTAERQLLAAMTG
- a CDS encoding NRAMP family divalent metal transporter, with the translated sequence MEDPTHEPAATAEDDATRTKVRKGALLGAMFLMATSAVGPGFITQTTVFTAQLGAAFAFAILISILVDIAVQLNVWRVIGVSGMRAQDLANKVVPGFGYVLAALVVFGGLVFNIGNIGGTGLGANAMLGTDAKIGGAISALIAIAIFISKRAGVAMDRIVVVLGFLLIAMVAYAAVATDPPYAEALRQTVLPDEVSFLIITTLIGGTVGGYITYAGAHRIVDSGITGPERIREITRGSVIGIIVTGLVRWLLFIAILGVVVGGVQLAGVDNPPATAFEAALGEVGLRVFGVILWAASITSVIGASYTSVSFLTTFHDRIHRHRQWAVVGFIVVSGAIYLSLEQAPATLLILAGALNGLILPVGFGILLWIALRRADLLGGYTYPRWLAYLGVVIWVLTVYLGWESLGGIADLWK
- a CDS encoding glycerophosphodiester phosphodiesterase; the encoded protein is MVLILSACASTTAPDPGRGDPPPGETTDAPAHVFELELPVTISHRGGALVHPEESMEGFTASARDGFLPEMDINFLADGTPVLIHDSSVDRTLNGVNGRVRDLSLEDWESATIKNPTGGPEAETVTLDEVLDELGGEVVLVPEIKPGATPEEVDQVLDEFDDRGLEDSLIVQSFDWDAATTIADRGYTSLYLFGTELPPEPLEKMVAAGIDWIGPSARLPRRDMEQLIESDLHVAPYGLTVAQDAHDLPGGISGFFVDDPWSK
- a CDS encoding ABC1 kinase family protein, whose amino-acid sequence is MSEIPRGAAGRAARLASLPLGHAGRSARGLGRRLTGTPAEVVNEDIQRRTAEQLFAVLGSLKGGAMKVGQALSVLEAALPEEYVEPYREMLVRLQDAAPPMSIEEVHSVLVRDLGPGWRERLEIEDRPVAAASIGQVHRGVTADGQLIAVKIQYPGADKALRSDLHQIARLARVATTWMPAMDIKPVTDELLAAADEELDYDLEAANQRAFARAYRDDPDVAVPDVVLQSRHVLVSEWLEGAPLSQVIREADQDVRDRVGQLYLDFLLSGPERVGLLHSDPHPGNFRLTPDGRLGVIDYGAVTRLPDGFPPMIGTLVRKALAGDAEAIVEGLRAEGFIRPGVRVDADDVLTYLLPFIEPLRAPTHSFTREWLRSATTGLTDLRAPEFSTGLQLNLPREYAMIHRVFIGSTGVLAQLGATIPARGSMERYLPGFAE
- a CDS encoding 5-oxoprolinase subunit B family protein, whose amino-acid sequence is MRLLPCGDVGLLVEVADLDEVLALYAELEDLRPEGVVDMVPAARTLLLTIDPAITTPTTVATVVRGATPRPGTRPHAGEIEVPVTYDGPDLAEVASLTGMSEREVVAVHTEQEWTVAFCGFAPGFGYMVCSDERLTVPRRRDPRTAVPPGSVAVAGGFSSVYPRESPGGWQLIGRTDVVAWDLTRDPPALFSPGVRVRFVEAR
- a CDS encoding HhH-GPD-type base excision DNA repair protein, producing MSPQLRIAQDEAVYELLSSDPFALVVGMLLDQQFPMERAFAGPAKVKERFGTLDPAEIAAAEPEAFADLCATPPAVHRYGRSMAGRIQAVAAVVRDEYDGDVTAIWTTAADTKELLKRLKALPGFGDQKARIFAALLGKQLGVRPDGWREAIGPYAEEDARRSVADVTDEGSLQEVRDFKKAAKARAKAAKG
- a CDS encoding LamB/YcsF family protein, with translation MTLQIDLNADLGEGFGQWKLGDDDALLDIVTSVNVACGFHAGDPSVLRRVCDLAAERGVSIGAQVGYRDLAGFGRRFIDMDPDELTQDVLYQIGALEAFARVAGTRVRYIKPHGALYNAIVHHEEQAAAVVAAVTDYDRSLPVLGLPGSAWLRHAQEAGLQTVQEAFADRNYTPEGTLVSRRDADAVLHDPEMIAQRCVSIATTGRLTSIDGTEVSAAAGSLCVHGDTDGAVEVARRVRAALDEGGISVRPFAEAGQPR